A single genomic interval of Megalobrama amblycephala isolate DHTTF-2021 linkage group LG15, ASM1881202v1, whole genome shotgun sequence harbors:
- the amn1 gene encoding protein AMN1 homolog, which produces MATVDSLMSLCAFSVAQRPERYDEIRMLPAAVKDRLLRIMMTYGRVTDSNISQLVHAGTQTLDLQNCKVSDSAFQQINCLQLRTILLRGCTEITSEGLEVLASRCPGLQVVDLTGCTAVTDSGIQALALHCKCLEVISLRGCTALTDKALLELGTNCRRLHSIYFSGTEVTDQGVIAIATGVCSHNLKELQMVRCRNLTDVAVTAVLANCANIRIFNFHGCPLMTDKSREALQNLIGPDKIQQVSWTAY; this is translated from the exons ATGGCTACCGTAGATTCTCTCATGAGTTT GTGTGCGTTCAGTGTTGCTCAGCGACCTGAGAGGTATGATGAGATCAGGATGTTGCCTGCTGCCGTTAAAGACAGATTATTGCGAATAATGATGACTTATGGCAGGGTCACCGACTCCAACATCAGCCAG CTCGTGCACGCTGGAACTCAGACACTGGATCTGCAGAACTGTAAGGTGTCAGACTCTGCGTTTCAGCAAATCAACTGTCTGCAGCTGAGGACCATACTGTTAAGAGGCTGTACAGAAATCACATCTGAGG GTCTAGAGGTGTTGGCCTCTCGCTGCCCCGGTCTTCAGGTGGTTGATCTCACAGGCTGTACGGCTGTGACAGATTCAGGGATTCAAGCTCTGGCTCTACACTGCAAATGTTTAGAAGTGATTTCCCTCCGTGGCTGCACTGCTCTCACGGATAAAGCCCTGCTGGAGCTGGGAACAAACTGCAGGAGGCTGCACAGCATTTACTTTTCTGGGACAGAG GTAACTGATCAAGGGGTCATTGCAATTGCGACTGGAGTTTGTTCACATAACCTAAAG GAGTTACAGATGGTGCGATGTCGCAATTTGACTGATGTGGCTGTGACTGCTGTTCTTGCAAACTGTGCCAATATCAGAATTTTCAATTTCCATGGATGTCCCCTGATGACAG ATAAGTCAAGGGAGGCGCTACAAAACCTTATTGGCCCCGACAAGATCCAACAAGTGTCTTGGACTGCGTACTGA
- the etfbkmt gene encoding electron transfer flavoprotein beta subunit lysine methyltransferase — translation MMYRAIIQWFRGQDTSNAFQRGMCCLMRRCVSSIRSEDDIKNFITDNTEIVSGQSLTPEISLRLFTPTCRFWTEKPELWPFPDPYWAIYWPGGQALARFLLNNPEVSEGRKVLDLGCGCGASAIAARLSGASHVVANDIDPIAAVATKMNCELNNVDPLPCVTDNMIGSKPEAWDLILLGDMFYDEGLADRLHKWLQMCISTYGTQVLIGDPGRAQFESHYIRKLLHPLAYFELPDSVKEENYGLTRSTVWCYKPNL, via the exons ATGATGTACAGAGCAATAATCCAATGGTTCCGTGGTCAGGACACTTCAAATGCATTTCAAAGAGGAATGTGTTGTTTAATGCGTCGATGCGTGAGCAGCATTAGATCAGAGGATGATATAAAGAACTTTATTACAGACAACACAGAAATAGTAAGCGGCCAAAGTTTAACCCCAGAGATTTCTTTAAGACTCTTCACACCCACCTGCCGGTTTTGGACGGAGAAACCAGAATTGTGGCCTTTCCCTGATCCCTACTGGGCGATATATTGGCCCGGTGGACAGGCGCTGGCTAG GTTTCTCTTAAATAACCCCGAGGTGTCTGAAGGCAGAAAGGTGCTGGATCTCGGCTGTGGGTGTGGAGCATCAGCCATTGCTGCCAGACTCAGTGGAGCTTCTCATGTGGTGGCCAATGACATTGATCCAA TTGCTGCCGTTGCCACAAAAATGAACTGTGAACTGAACAACGTGGACCCTTTACCTTGTGTGACGGACAACATGATCGGTTCAAAGCCTGAGGCCTGGGATCTTATTCTCCTAGGAGACATGTTCTATGATGAAGGTCTGGCTGATCGTCTGCATAAGTGGCTCCAGATGTGTATAAGCACATATGGAACACAAGTGCTCATTGGTGACCCAGGACGGGCTCAATTTGAAAGCCACTACATTAGAAAATTATTACATCCGCTGGCTTACTTTGAGCTACCAGACTCAGTCAAAGAGGAGAATTACGGACTAACAAGAAGCACGGTGTGGTGCTACAAACCTAATCTATAA